From the Musa acuminata AAA Group cultivar baxijiao chromosome BXJ1-2, Cavendish_Baxijiao_AAA, whole genome shotgun sequence genome, one window contains:
- the LOC135608294 gene encoding histone H2B.3-like, translated as MAPKAGKKPAEKKPAAAEKAPASDDKEEKSAEKSPVSAEKKPKAGKRLPSKEGVGAGGTDKKKKKAKKGSETYKIYIFKVLKQVHPDIGISSKAMSIMNSFINDIFEKLAQEASRLARYNKKPTITSREIQTSVRLVLPGELAKHAVSEGTKAVTKFTSS; from the coding sequence ATGGCGCCCAAGGCCGGGAAGAAGCCCGCGGAGAAGAAGCCTGCCGCCGCAGAGAAGGCCCCGGCGTCTGATGACAAGGAGGAGAAGAGTGCTGAGAAGTCTCCTGTCTCCGCTGAGAAGAAGCCCAAGGCAGGGAAGCGGTTGCCGTCGAAGGAGGGCGTCGGCGCGGGCGGCacagacaagaagaagaagaaggcaaagaAGGGGAGCGAGACGTATAAGATCTACATCTTCAAGGTGCTGAAGCAGGTGCACCCGGACATCGGGATCTCCAGCAAGGCCATGTCCATCATGAACTCCTTCATCAACGACATCTTCGAGAAGCTGGCCCAGGAGGCCTCTCGTCTCGCCCGCTACAACAAGAAACCCACCATCACCTCCCGCGAGATCCAGACCTCCGTGCGCCTCGTCCTCCCTGGCGAACTTGCCAAGCATGCCGTCTCCGAGGGCACCAAGGCCGTCACCAAATTCACCAGCTCCTAG
- the LOC135608299 gene encoding aspartic proteinase 36-like isoform X1, with protein sequence MSVIPLLLLAGAVTALHLAGAGAGFPAKLILERAVPVRGAPLEHLRVRDGARHGRLLLGSSSLPAAGVVDFPVDGSANPAIAGLYFSRVKLGNPAKEFYVQIDTGSDILWVTCSSCAGCPTSSGLNIQLEFFDPDKSSTSTTITCSDDRCSYALQSGQALCSSSDFSSSLCGYSFQYGDGSGTSGYYVSDMMHFDTVLENEQFLNSSATIVFGCSNSQSGDLTKSDRAVDGIFGFGQNDLSVISQLSSAGNFPKVFSHCLKGSDNGGGILVLGEIVEPGIVYTPLVQSQPHYNLNLESLAVNGRELAIDSSLFATSNTQGTIVDSGTTLAYLAEKAYIPFVNAILASLPSSVHSFALRDNVCFVTSDSVDESFPSVTLKFMGGASMLIKPEDYLLQQGSIDNSIIWCIGWQNNKGSGITILGDLVLKDKIFVYDLANQRIGWMNYDCSQSVNVSTASGKNEYLTAGQLDVSGSSDSVFSKLLSSNNLLILIYIFIIASL encoded by the exons ATGTCGGTGATTCCCCTCCTGCTCCTGGCCGGGGCGGTGACCGCGCTCCACCTCGCCGGGGCCGGAGCGGGTTTCCCGGCGAAGCTGATTCTGGAGAGGGCAGTGCCAGTGAGAGGGGCCCCATTGGAGCATCTCCGAGTCCGTGACGGCGCTCGCCATGGCCGGCTCCTCCtgggctcctcttctttgccGGCCGCTGGAGTGGTGGATTTCCCCGTTGACGGTTCTGCGAATCCGGCGATCGCCGG GCTCTACTTTAGTCGAGTTAAATTGGGCAACCCTGCGAAGGAATTCTACGTTCAGATTGACACTGGGAGCGACATCTTATGGGTAACCTGCAGTTCCTGCGCCGGATGCCCAACTTCAAGTGGGCTTAAT ATCCAACTGGAGTTCTTTGATCCTGATAAGTCATCCACATCTACGACCATAACCTGTTCTGATGATCGGTGCTCCTATGCCCTCCAAAGTGGACAGGCATTATGCTCCAGCTCTGATTTTTCGAGCTCGCTATGTGGTTACTCTTTCCAGTACGGTGATGGGAGCGGCACTTCTGGGTATTATGTATCTGATATGATGCACTTCGACACAGTTTTGGAGAATGAGCAATTTTTAAATTCTTCAGCCACAATTGTTTTTGG ATGTAGCAACTCGCAGTCTGGAGATTTGACCAAGTCAGATAGGGCAGTTGATGGAATTTTTGGTTTTGGACAGAACGACTTGTCTGTCATTTCGCAGCTCTCCTCTGCTGGGAATTTTCCTAAGGTTTTTTCTCATTGCTTGAAAGGATCAGACAATGGTGGAGGCATATTGGTTCTCGGAGAGATTGTAGAACCGGGTATTGTCTATACCCCACTTGTTCAATCACA GCCTCACTACAACTTAAATCTAGAGAGCCTTGCTGTCAATGGGCGGGAACTAGCTATTGACTCCTCACTATTTGCAACATCAAATACACAGGGCACCATTGTTGATTCAGGGACCACACTTGCTTACCTTGCGGAAAAAGCATATATTCCTTTTGTTAATGCA ATACTTGCATCTCTTCCATCTTCGGTACATTCCTTTGCTCTTAGAGACAACGTGTGTTTTGTTACATCTGACAG TGTTGATGAATCATTTCCTTCTGTCACATTGAAGTTTATGGGTGGTGCGTCCATGTTGATAAAGCCTGAGGACTATCTTTTACAGCAGGGGTCTATT GATAATTCTATCATATGGTGTATTGGCTGGCAAAACAACAAGGGCTCAGGAATAACGATACTAGGGG ACCTTGTTCTCAAGGATAAGATATTTGTTTATGATTTAGCTAATCAACGCATTGGTTGGATGAATTATGACT GCTCTCAATCTGTCAATGTTAGTACAGCTTCTGGTAAGAACGAATACCTAACCGCGGGGCAGCTGGATGTTAGTGGATCTTCAGACTCTGTATTCTCCAAGCTGCTATCAAGCAACAATTTATTGATCCTAATTTATATCTTTATTATTGCTAGTTTATAG
- the LOC135608299 gene encoding aspartic proteinase 36-like isoform X2, with product MSVIPLLLLAGAVTALHLAGAGAGFPAKLILERAVPVRGAPLEHLRVRDGARHGRLLLGSSSLPAAGVVDFPVDGSANPAIAGLYFSRVKLGNPAKEFYVQIDTGSDILWVTCSSCAGCPTSSGLNIQLEFFDPDKSSTSTTITCSDDRCSYALQSGQALCSSSDFSSSLCGYSFQYGDGSGTSGCSNSQSGDLTKSDRAVDGIFGFGQNDLSVISQLSSAGNFPKVFSHCLKGSDNGGGILVLGEIVEPGIVYTPLVQSQPHYNLNLESLAVNGRELAIDSSLFATSNTQGTIVDSGTTLAYLAEKAYIPFVNAILASLPSSVHSFALRDNVCFVTSDSVDESFPSVTLKFMGGASMLIKPEDYLLQQGSIDNSIIWCIGWQNNKGSGITILGDLVLKDKIFVYDLANQRIGWMNYDCSQSVNVSTASGKNEYLTAGQLDVSGSSDSVFSKLLSSNNLLILIYIFIIASL from the exons ATGTCGGTGATTCCCCTCCTGCTCCTGGCCGGGGCGGTGACCGCGCTCCACCTCGCCGGGGCCGGAGCGGGTTTCCCGGCGAAGCTGATTCTGGAGAGGGCAGTGCCAGTGAGAGGGGCCCCATTGGAGCATCTCCGAGTCCGTGACGGCGCTCGCCATGGCCGGCTCCTCCtgggctcctcttctttgccGGCCGCTGGAGTGGTGGATTTCCCCGTTGACGGTTCTGCGAATCCGGCGATCGCCGG GCTCTACTTTAGTCGAGTTAAATTGGGCAACCCTGCGAAGGAATTCTACGTTCAGATTGACACTGGGAGCGACATCTTATGGGTAACCTGCAGTTCCTGCGCCGGATGCCCAACTTCAAGTGGGCTTAAT ATCCAACTGGAGTTCTTTGATCCTGATAAGTCATCCACATCTACGACCATAACCTGTTCTGATGATCGGTGCTCCTATGCCCTCCAAAGTGGACAGGCATTATGCTCCAGCTCTGATTTTTCGAGCTCGCTATGTGGTTACTCTTTCCAGTACGGTGATGGGAGCGGCACTTCTGG ATGTAGCAACTCGCAGTCTGGAGATTTGACCAAGTCAGATAGGGCAGTTGATGGAATTTTTGGTTTTGGACAGAACGACTTGTCTGTCATTTCGCAGCTCTCCTCTGCTGGGAATTTTCCTAAGGTTTTTTCTCATTGCTTGAAAGGATCAGACAATGGTGGAGGCATATTGGTTCTCGGAGAGATTGTAGAACCGGGTATTGTCTATACCCCACTTGTTCAATCACA GCCTCACTACAACTTAAATCTAGAGAGCCTTGCTGTCAATGGGCGGGAACTAGCTATTGACTCCTCACTATTTGCAACATCAAATACACAGGGCACCATTGTTGATTCAGGGACCACACTTGCTTACCTTGCGGAAAAAGCATATATTCCTTTTGTTAATGCA ATACTTGCATCTCTTCCATCTTCGGTACATTCCTTTGCTCTTAGAGACAACGTGTGTTTTGTTACATCTGACAG TGTTGATGAATCATTTCCTTCTGTCACATTGAAGTTTATGGGTGGTGCGTCCATGTTGATAAAGCCTGAGGACTATCTTTTACAGCAGGGGTCTATT GATAATTCTATCATATGGTGTATTGGCTGGCAAAACAACAAGGGCTCAGGAATAACGATACTAGGGG ACCTTGTTCTCAAGGATAAGATATTTGTTTATGATTTAGCTAATCAACGCATTGGTTGGATGAATTATGACT GCTCTCAATCTGTCAATGTTAGTACAGCTTCTGGTAAGAACGAATACCTAACCGCGGGGCAGCTGGATGTTAGTGGATCTTCAGACTCTGTATTCTCCAAGCTGCTATCAAGCAACAATTTATTGATCCTAATTTATATCTTTATTATTGCTAGTTTATAG